One Nitrospirota bacterium genomic region harbors:
- a CDS encoding MoaD/ThiS family protein encodes MKIKLFASLRKFGPDEQIIELPDNATIDDAINSLNIPKTALLRIVNGEHRPAVHQMKDGDELALFPPIAGG; translated from the coding sequence GTGAAGATCAAGCTTTTCGCATCATTGCGCAAGTTCGGCCCAGATGAGCAGATCATTGAATTGCCTGACAATGCTACGATCGACGATGCAATAAACTCACTGAACATTCCGAAGACCGCCCTGCTCAGGATCGTCAACGGGGAACACAGACCTGCAGTACACCAGATGAAGGACGGGGATGAACTGGCACTCTTCCCGCCCATAGCGGGCGGATAG
- a CDS encoding aldehyde ferredoxin oxidoreductase, whose product MDKILRIDVGAEGGPKATEVPVGDYAGLGGRAMTSAIISKEVPPLCHPLGADNKLVIAPGLLSGTASAMSGRISVGCKSPLTGGIKEANSGGQASQVLARLGYSAIVLEGKPKSDDLHKVFINKDGVRITADNSLKMLTNYDLVAKMKAEFGDKICCISIGPAGEMKMGAATVAFTDMELRPTRHAGRGGVGAVMGAKNVKVIVLDDTGMPMRPPKDPEKFKDANKRFVDGLKKHPVTGQGLPAYGTNVLTNILNEVGGYPTYNFKQGRFDGAAAISGETLAETEKKRGANPTHGCHRGCVIQCSGTYNDKDGHFLTKQPEYETVWAHGGNCGINDMDKIAMLDFLDDTYGIDTIEMGATIAVAMEAGLAKFGDADAAIKMVHEVGKGTDLGRILGNGAALTGKAFGVERVPVVKGQAMPAYDPRAVQGIGVTYATSPMGADHTAGYAVTANVLKVGGDVNALRPEGQVELSRNLQIATAAIDSTGMCLFIAFAVLDQPDTFQALLDLLNAFYGLNLTGDGVTDLGKMVLKMERDFNKAAGFTPQHDRLPSYFKTEKFAPHNVTFDVKDEDLDKVFNW is encoded by the coding sequence ATGGACAAGATCCTGAGAATCGATGTGGGAGCGGAAGGCGGTCCCAAGGCAACAGAAGTTCCGGTTGGCGACTATGCCGGTCTTGGCGGCAGGGCGATGACTTCGGCGATTATTTCGAAGGAAGTTCCTCCATTATGCCATCCTCTGGGCGCAGATAATAAGCTGGTCATAGCCCCTGGCCTCCTGAGCGGGACAGCGAGTGCCATGTCAGGCAGGATCTCTGTCGGCTGTAAGAGTCCGCTTACGGGCGGCATTAAGGAGGCGAACTCCGGAGGTCAGGCGTCACAGGTCTTGGCGCGGCTTGGGTACAGTGCGATCGTGCTTGAAGGGAAACCGAAGAGCGATGATCTGCACAAGGTTTTCATCAACAAGGACGGGGTCAGGATCACGGCTGATAACAGCCTCAAAATGCTCACTAATTACGATCTTGTCGCAAAGATGAAGGCAGAATTCGGCGATAAGATATGCTGTATCTCGATCGGGCCTGCCGGTGAGATGAAAATGGGCGCAGCGACTGTTGCGTTTACGGACATGGAATTGCGGCCGACCCGTCATGCCGGCCGTGGTGGCGTCGGTGCTGTCATGGGCGCCAAGAACGTCAAGGTTATTGTGCTTGACGATACCGGCATGCCGATGCGGCCGCCGAAGGACCCTGAGAAGTTCAAGGATGCCAACAAGAGGTTTGTCGACGGTCTTAAGAAGCACCCGGTCACCGGACAGGGCCTTCCTGCGTATGGCACGAACGTGCTTACGAACATTCTGAACGAAGTCGGCGGGTACCCGACATATAACTTTAAACAGGGCCGCTTTGACGGAGCTGCTGCGATCAGCGGAGAGACCCTGGCAGAGACCGAAAAGAAGCGAGGGGCGAACCCGACCCACGGCTGCCACCGCGGTTGTGTTATTCAGTGTTCGGGTACTTATAATGACAAGGACGGTCATTTCCTGACCAAACAGCCGGAATACGAGACGGTCTGGGCTCACGGCGGCAACTGCGGCATCAATGACATGGACAAGATCGCGATGCTCGATTTCCTGGATGACACCTATGGCATTGATACGATCGAGATGGGCGCGACCATAGCCGTTGCGATGGAAGCAGGACTTGCGAAATTCGGCGATGCAGACGCTGCGATCAAGATGGTGCATGAGGTTGGCAAGGGAACAGACCTCGGCAGGATTCTCGGCAACGGCGCTGCCCTGACCGGCAAGGCCTTTGGCGTAGAGCGTGTGCCGGTGGTCAAGGGACAGGCCATGCCGGCGTACGATCCCCGTGCAGTGCAGGGCATTGGCGTCACCTATGCCACGAGCCCCATGGGCGCGGACCACACTGCAGGGTACGCTGTTACTGCAAACGTCCTGAAGGTGGGTGGCGATGTAAACGCGCTCAGGCCTGAAGGCCAGGTCGAGCTCTCGCGGAACCTGCAGATCGCGACTGCGGCGATCGATTCCACAGGCATGTGTCTCTTCATTGCCTTTGCGGTGCTCGATCAGCCCGATACCTTCCAGGCACTGCTCGATCTGCTCAATGCCTTCTACGGCCTGAATCTGACCGGTGACGGCGTGACCGATCTGGGCAAAATGGTCCTCAAGATGGAACGGGACTTCAACAAGGCTGCCGGCTTCACCCCGCAGCACGATCGGCTGCCGAGCTACTTCAAAACCGAGAAATTCGCACCGCATAATGTTACCTTTGATGTCAAAGACGAGGATCTGGACAAGGTTTTCAACTGGTAA
- a CDS encoding ammonium transporter, whose product MMTLLLMPLSAFAEGGSKVDSGDTAFVLLSAALVMLMTPGLAMFYGGMVRKKNVLGTLMHSFVAIALVSVQWILVGYSISFGPDINGLIGSLDWIGLRGVGVEPNPDYAATIPHMAFMIYQAMFAVITPALIAGAFAERMKFSAFLIFTLLWSTLVYDPVAHWVWGTGGWLRNLGALDFAGGIVVHITSGISALAAALVIGKRRGYLREAMPPHNLPMTVLGAGLLWFGWFGFNAGSALSAGGLSTMAFVTTHIAAVTATVVWVIIEWLHRGKPTMFGAATGSIAGLATITPASGFVGPLGALMIGAAAGSICYLSLSLKPKFKFDDSLDAFGVHGVGGILGTIGAGLFAQKAINAAGADGLFFGNPHQLMVQLMAIAVVAVFSFVASLILLKAIDWTIGLRVSDEEELMGLDLSQHEENGYQL is encoded by the coding sequence ATGATGACCCTGCTGCTCATGCCGCTGTCTGCCTTTGCAGAGGGAGGCAGCAAGGTGGATTCCGGAGATACCGCATTTGTTCTCCTTTCTGCTGCGCTGGTGATGCTGATGACACCCGGCCTTGCCATGTTCTACGGCGGCATGGTCAGAAAGAAGAATGTGCTCGGCACGTTGATGCACAGCTTTGTTGCCATTGCTCTGGTGAGCGTCCAGTGGATCCTTGTCGGTTACAGCATCTCCTTTGGCCCTGATATCAACGGCCTTATCGGCAGTCTGGACTGGATCGGTCTGCGGGGCGTCGGCGTTGAGCCGAATCCTGATTATGCAGCGACCATACCGCATATGGCCTTCATGATCTATCAGGCGATGTTTGCGGTCATAACCCCTGCGCTGATCGCCGGAGCCTTTGCCGAGCGGATGAAGTTCTCGGCATTCCTGATCTTTACGCTCCTCTGGTCAACACTGGTCTATGACCCTGTTGCACACTGGGTATGGGGAACCGGAGGATGGCTCAGGAACCTCGGCGCGCTCGATTTCGCAGGCGGCATTGTCGTGCATATCACCTCAGGCATATCTGCGCTTGCAGCTGCGCTTGTGATCGGTAAAAGAAGGGGCTATCTGCGGGAGGCCATGCCGCCGCACAACCTTCCGATGACCGTGTTAGGCGCCGGTCTGCTCTGGTTCGGCTGGTTCGGCTTTAATGCGGGAAGCGCTCTGTCTGCCGGCGGTCTCAGCACCATGGCCTTTGTCACAACACATATCGCTGCAGTTACGGCAACGGTAGTGTGGGTAATAATAGAGTGGCTCCACAGGGGCAAGCCGACCATGTTCGGCGCTGCAACCGGTTCGATCGCAGGATTGGCGACGATCACGCCTGCGTCCGGTTTTGTAGGACCTCTGGGTGCGCTGATGATCGGCGCTGCAGCAGGCTCGATATGCTACCTTTCGCTTTCCCTGAAACCGAAATTCAAATTCGATGACTCGCTTGATGCCTTTGGCGTGCATGGTGTCGGCGGCATTCTCGGCACGATCGGTGCCGGACTGTTTGCGCAGAAGGCGATCAATGCAGCAGGTGCTGACGGACTCTTCTTCGGCAACCCTCACCAGCTTATGGTCCAGCTCATGGCGATAGCGGTGGTTGCGGTCTTTTCCTTTGTTGCCAGCCTGATACTTCTCAAGGCGATAGACTGGACAATCGGGCTCAGGGTGTCTGATGAGGAGGAACTGATGGGCCTTGACCTCAGCCAGCACGAGGAGAACGGATACCAGTTGTAG
- a CDS encoding P-II family nitrogen regulator: MKKIEAIIKPFKLDEVKDALNAMGIQGMTVTEVKGFGRQKGHVELYRGAEYDISFIPKVKIEAVVSEAMVEKAIATIVEKARTGKIGDGKIFVSSLEQIIRIRTGETGETAI; this comes from the coding sequence ATGAAGAAGATAGAAGCGATCATAAAGCCGTTCAAGCTGGATGAGGTGAAGGACGCACTCAATGCGATGGGCATCCAGGGCATGACCGTCACCGAGGTGAAGGGTTTCGGCAGGCAGAAGGGACATGTAGAGCTCTACCGCGGCGCCGAATACGACATCTCTTTCATTCCCAAGGTGAAGATAGAGGCAGTGGTGTCCGAAGCCATGGTCGAAAAGGCCATAGCAACGATCGTAGAGAAGGCCAGGACAGGCAAGATCGGCGACGGCAAGATATTCGTCTCATCTCTTGAACAGATCATCAGGATCAGGACCGGCGAGACAGGGGAAACAGCCATTTGA
- a CDS encoding ammonium transporter, producing the protein MKRFISITVLLGLVMFAGLAFAEEAKTAEAPAPTAVAAPAAEAPAVPAVAAPAAPKIDTGDTAWMIVATALVMLMTIPGLALFYGGLAKRKDSLNTMAMSFVTFCIVSVLWVIFGFSFSFNGDMAGFIGDGAKTFLSGVGPNSINDLAKTIPEYIFIVYQLTFAAITVALASGAYIERMKFSAWILFTILWFVAAYIPVAHWVWGGGFLAKMGALDFAGGTVVHINAGAAALVGALILGKRKEKALLPGNLTLVVTGAGLLWFGWFGFNAGSALGANGLAGAAFINTNTAAAVAALAWMVVEWMHSKKATVLGLASGAVGGLVAITPAAGFVNISGAICIGLAAGIIPFFAVAYLKPKLGYDDTLDAFGIHGIGGTIGAVLTGVFADPSVNELGKGLLYGNPGQLWTQILASLITFAYSAVVTAVIFLLIKYTVGLRVDEEDEFIGLDESQHGEKAYNL; encoded by the coding sequence ATGAAAAGGTTTATCAGTATCACCGTTTTACTCGGCTTAGTGATGTTTGCGGGTCTGGCATTTGCCGAGGAGGCAAAGACTGCAGAAGCACCTGCCCCGACAGCGGTGGCAGCCCCGGCAGCAGAAGCCCCTGCAGTTCCGGCAGTTGCAGCCCCGGCTGCACCCAAGATTGACACAGGCGATACAGCCTGGATGATCGTGGCAACAGCTCTGGTCATGCTTATGACCATTCCCGGCCTGGCTCTCTTTTACGGCGGTCTGGCCAAGAGGAAAGACTCGCTCAATACCATGGCCATGTCCTTTGTGACGTTCTGCATTGTGAGCGTGCTCTGGGTGATCTTCGGCTTCAGTTTTTCCTTTAACGGAGATATGGCAGGGTTCATCGGTGATGGCGCCAAGACCTTTCTGAGCGGTGTAGGGCCAAATAGCATCAATGATCTGGCCAAGACGATTCCGGAGTACATCTTTATAGTGTATCAGCTGACCTTTGCAGCGATCACCGTCGCCCTGGCAAGCGGTGCCTATATTGAGAGGATGAAATTCTCTGCATGGATCCTTTTCACAATTCTGTGGTTCGTGGCGGCTTATATACCAGTTGCCCATTGGGTCTGGGGCGGAGGATTTCTTGCAAAGATGGGCGCTCTCGATTTTGCAGGAGGAACGGTTGTGCATATTAATGCCGGAGCTGCTGCGCTGGTAGGCGCACTGATCCTCGGCAAGAGGAAGGAAAAGGCTCTTCTTCCTGGTAATCTTACCCTTGTCGTTACCGGAGCCGGTCTGCTCTGGTTCGGGTGGTTCGGATTCAATGCCGGCTCTGCCCTTGGTGCAAACGGCCTGGCAGGCGCAGCCTTCATCAACACCAACACCGCAGCAGCAGTTGCAGCCCTGGCCTGGATGGTGGTCGAATGGATGCACTCAAAGAAGGCGACCGTTCTCGGCCTGGCATCAGGAGCAGTGGGCGGACTGGTTGCGATCACCCCTGCAGCGGGTTTTGTGAACATAAGCGGAGCGATCTGTATCGGGCTTGCAGCAGGTATCATTCCGTTCTTTGCGGTGGCATATCTGAAGCCGAAGCTCGGCTATGACGACACGCTCGATGCCTTCGGCATCCATGGCATCGGCGGAACGATCGGCGCCGTACTGACCGGTGTCTTTGCAGACCCCTCGGTCAACGAACTCGGCAAGGGGCTGCTGTATGGCAATCCCGGCCAGCTCTGGACCCAAATCCTGGCATCACTGATAACCTTTGCTTACAGCGCAGTGGTAACAGCGGTCATTTTTCTGCTCATCAAATACACAGTCGGCCTGCGCGTTGATGAAGAAGATGAGTTCATCGGTCTTGACGAAAGCCAGCATGGCGAGAAGGCATACAATCTGTGA
- a CDS encoding P-II family nitrogen regulator — translation MKKIEAIIKPFKLDEVKDALNEIGIQGLTVTEVKGFGRQKGHVELYRGAEYDISFIPKVKIEAVVSDAMVEKAIKTIEHKAKSGKIGDGKIFVSSLEQVVRIRTGETGDTAI, via the coding sequence ATGAAAAAGATAGAAGCGATAATAAAACCATTCAAGTTGGATGAAGTCAAAGATGCCCTGAATGAGATCGGCATCCAGGGTCTTACGGTTACGGAAGTAAAAGGGTTCGGCAGGCAGAAGGGTCATGTTGAACTCTATCGCGGGGCGGAATATGACATCTCATTCATCCCGAAGGTGAAGATAGAGGCTGTTGTTTCTGATGCCATGGTCGAAAAGGCGATCAAGACGATAGAGCACAAGGCAAAGAGCGGCAAGATCGGCGATGGCAAAATCTTTGTGTCATCCCTTGAGCAGGTGGTCAGGATAAGAACCGGCGAGACAGGGGATACCGCCATTTAA
- a CDS encoding ammonium transporter, giving the protein MKQFMSIMVLMAMLLSAGIIFAEEPAKPAAPTAEQAAPAPVTAPALAAAVTPEPPKPDPIGANAGGIGDMVGYSSAGPTADDMKTIEDVKKTEPFAVKVADSVGKNRIAINIVWTLICGFLVMFMQAGFAMAETGFTQAKNAGHTMAMNFMVYGLGLLGFWFTGFALQMGGAGPFASLGGGATMNGEFTISLFGKNFGLFGTKGFMLGGEAYDAAIYTMFLFQMVFMDTTATIPTGSMAERWTMKSFIVYALFISGILYPLYANWVWGGGWLAKLGTNFGLGHGHVDFAGSSVVHLTGGMAALAGAIVIGPRIGKFGPDGKPRAIPGHHIPMAVVGCFILAFGWFGFNAGSTLAGSDFRIGVVAVNTMLAGAAASLTSWMYMWIRYGKPDISMSANGMLAGLVAITAPCAFVTSLSAVIIGAIAGILVCISVFFIERVLKIDDPVGAISVHGVNGAWGVISVGLFADGVYGDGFNGVAGTVKGLFYGDSSQFIAQLIGTATNMVFVFVVMYVFFKVLNMIVPLRVDPELEVEGLDQAEVAVTAYPDFQTRHTHR; this is encoded by the coding sequence ATGAAACAATTCATGAGCATAATGGTACTGATGGCGATGCTATTGTCAGCGGGCATCATTTTTGCCGAAGAACCGGCGAAACCCGCTGCCCCAACTGCGGAGCAGGCAGCCCCTGCTCCGGTAACTGCACCGGCTCTTGCCGCTGCAGTTACTCCGGAGCCGCCCAAGCCTGATCCTATTGGTGCGAATGCCGGCGGTATCGGCGATATGGTCGGTTATTCGAGCGCCGGTCCGACGGCAGACGACATGAAGACCATCGAAGACGTAAAGAAGACAGAACCTTTTGCCGTCAAGGTAGCTGACTCGGTCGGCAAGAACAGGATAGCTATCAATATTGTCTGGACTCTTATTTGCGGCTTTCTTGTCATGTTCATGCAGGCAGGCTTTGCCATGGCAGAGACAGGCTTTACCCAGGCCAAAAATGCTGGGCATACCATGGCCATGAACTTCATGGTGTATGGCCTCGGACTTCTTGGCTTCTGGTTCACCGGCTTTGCCCTTCAGATGGGCGGTGCAGGACCATTTGCATCATTGGGAGGGGGAGCCACCATGAACGGAGAGTTCACCATCTCTCTTTTTGGCAAGAATTTCGGCCTCTTCGGCACCAAGGGCTTTATGCTCGGCGGTGAGGCCTACGATGCAGCCATCTATACCATGTTCCTGTTCCAGATGGTATTCATGGACACCACCGCAACGATTCCGACCGGTTCCATGGCAGAGCGCTGGACCATGAAATCATTTATTGTTTATGCGTTGTTTATTTCCGGCATCCTGTACCCTCTTTATGCCAACTGGGTATGGGGCGGAGGCTGGCTCGCCAAGCTCGGTACCAACTTTGGCCTTGGGCATGGGCATGTGGATTTTGCAGGATCTTCGGTCGTGCATCTGACCGGTGGCATGGCGGCGCTTGCAGGCGCCATTGTGATCGGCCCGAGGATCGGCAAGTTCGGGCCTGACGGAAAACCGCGGGCCATACCCGGACATCACATCCCGATGGCTGTTGTGGGCTGTTTTATTCTTGCATTCGGCTGGTTCGGCTTTAATGCAGGCTCTACACTCGCAGGCAGCGACTTCAGGATCGGTGTTGTGGCGGTAAATACGATGTTGGCAGGCGCAGCAGCGTCATTAACGTCCTGGATGTATATGTGGATCAGATACGGCAAGCCTGATATCTCGATGTCAGCCAATGGCATGCTTGCAGGTCTCGTAGCGATCACAGCACCATGCGCATTTGTTACCTCTCTTTCTGCTGTGATCATAGGTGCGATTGCAGGGATACTTGTCTGCATAAGCGTCTTTTTCATCGAGCGTGTCCTGAAGATCGACGATCCTGTCGGAGCGATCTCGGTGCATGGCGTCAACGGCGCATGGGGCGTAATCTCTGTCGGTCTCTTCGCAGACGGCGTATACGGCGACGGGTTCAACGGCGTTGCCGGCACAGTGAAGGGTCTTTTCTATGGCGACTCCTCACAGTTCATAGCGCAGCTTATCGGCACGGCAACAAACATGGTCTTTGTTTTTGTGGTCATGTATGTCTTCTTCAAGGTGCTGAATATGATCGTTCCGCTGAGGGTCGATCCTGAACTTGAAGTCGAAGGACTTGATCAGGCCGAGGTTGCAGTCACGGCTTATCCGGACTTCCAGACCCGTCATACGCACAGATAG
- a CDS encoding porin yields the protein MKRVIFSMWFTLIFVFAMVFSSFAEEAKPVGLNADEIKKALGLSINLQGGYTYNFRNPDSGENRLRVFDHEANSFNLDLAQIVFAKDAPMNGVGFKLKLSAGETAKWIHSRGLGINDGDDPSKSDAFDLTEAYIDYLAPVGKGLKLRFGKYATYFGAEVIEAKDNPNYSRSLLFNYAIPFTHTGLMVGYSFTDALSANLHVVNGWDNTSDNNKGKTVGLSVGYAPMEQLSMYFNTCYGPEQLDNSSNNRFLFDWVATIKPVKNLSLILNADYATEDMGPLADDVKWHGFAAIAKYDFTGRYSLAVRGEYFKDSDGARTGIKQSVKEITITPEIRLANGIIIRPEYRHDWSDKQTFDSRHDLTNKKSQDTIALAVMYSW from the coding sequence ATGAAAAGGGTTATTTTTAGCATGTGGTTCACATTGATTTTTGTATTTGCAATGGTATTCAGCAGTTTTGCGGAAGAGGCAAAGCCTGTTGGTCTGAATGCAGACGAGATCAAGAAGGCTTTGGGTCTGAGCATCAATCTGCAGGGCGGGTACACGTATAATTTCAGAAATCCTGATTCAGGAGAAAACAGGCTCCGCGTTTTTGATCATGAAGCAAACAGCTTTAATCTTGACCTTGCGCAGATCGTCTTTGCCAAGGATGCGCCGATGAACGGAGTGGGCTTCAAATTGAAGCTTTCAGCCGGCGAGACTGCAAAATGGATACATTCGCGCGGCTTGGGCATCAATGACGGCGATGATCCTTCAAAGAGCGATGCCTTTGATCTTACCGAGGCGTACATCGACTATCTTGCGCCTGTCGGCAAGGGGCTCAAGCTCCGGTTTGGTAAATATGCCACCTATTTCGGCGCAGAGGTGATAGAGGCAAAAGACAATCCGAATTATTCGCGTTCACTCCTGTTCAACTACGCCATACCCTTCACCCACACAGGTCTCATGGTGGGGTATAGCTTTACGGACGCCCTGAGCGCAAATCTTCATGTTGTCAACGGCTGGGACAATACCAGCGACAACAACAAGGGAAAGACCGTAGGATTAAGCGTCGGCTATGCGCCGATGGAGCAGCTCTCCATGTATTTCAACACCTGCTATGGTCCTGAGCAGCTCGACAACAGCTCAAACAACAGATTCCTCTTTGACTGGGTTGCAACCATAAAGCCCGTAAAGAATCTGAGCCTGATCCTGAATGCGGACTATGCAACAGAGGATATGGGGCCGCTTGCAGATGACGTTAAATGGCATGGGTTTGCCGCTATAGCAAAATATGATTTTACCGGTCGGTACAGCCTCGCAGTCCGGGGTGAATATTTCAAGGACAGTGACGGTGCAAGGACCGGCATCAAACAGAGCGTCAAGGAGATCACCATTACCCCGGAGATCAGGCTTGCAAACGGCATAATCATCAGACCTGAATACAGGCATGACTGGTCGGATAAGCAGACCTTTGACAGCCGCCATGATCTCACAAACAAGAAGAGTCAGGACACGATCGCTTTGGCGGTTATGTATTCCTGGTAG
- a CDS encoding homocitrate synthase: MTREIYFIDVTNRDGVQTSRILLPKLAKTMINLYLDEMGVFQSEIGFPTLRHERNYINANLQLEKAGAFRRIRLEGWCRAIPGDVELAFQNCPDLRHLNLSVSTSDIMISGKFQGRTAWSDIAESMTRAVRLAREFGAETVGINAEDASRTDLQRLIDFALAGKEAGADRLRYCDTLGADDPITIYERIRALGEATQFPIEMHCHNDLGMAEAVSVAGALGAAEAGIDCYINTTLNGYGERCGNCDLVSSMLALKFSHGLSRKLQCDRQMDLRKSWKIAKYASYAFGLPIPINQPGVGANAFAHESGIHADGALKDRRNYELYDPEDVGRGEPELLETGRVITTGEYGGIKGFRHVYDKLGISFESDQEARRVLDLVQYANLHTQKALTDDELVFVANYPDIAERVLTVSP; the protein is encoded by the coding sequence ATGACCAGAGAGATATATTTTATTGATGTCACAAACCGGGATGGTGTGCAGACCTCGCGCATTCTGCTGCCGAAGCTTGCCAAGACCATGATCAACCTCTATCTTGACGAGATGGGCGTGTTTCAGAGCGAGATCGGCTTCCCTACGCTCAGGCACGAAAGAAACTATATCAATGCCAATCTGCAGCTTGAAAAAGCAGGCGCCTTCAGGCGTATCCGTCTTGAAGGCTGGTGCAGGGCAATACCCGGTGATGTTGAACTTGCCTTTCAGAACTGTCCGGACCTGCGGCACCTGAACCTGTCGGTCTCTACCTCTGACATTATGATCAGCGGTAAATTCCAGGGCAGGACAGCATGGTCTGACATTGCTGAGTCAATGACCAGGGCAGTCAGACTTGCCAGGGAGTTTGGCGCCGAGACGGTCGGCATCAATGCCGAGGATGCTTCCCGGACCGATCTTCAGCGGCTGATCGATTTTGCGCTTGCCGGCAAGGAAGCAGGCGCGGACCGCCTCCGTTATTGCGATACCCTTGGCGCAGACGACCCCATCACCATCTATGAGCGAATCAGGGCTTTGGGAGAGGCAACGCAATTCCCGATCGAAATGCATTGCCATAATGACCTCGGCATGGCCGAGGCTGTCTCGGTGGCAGGTGCTCTGGGTGCTGCAGAGGCAGGCATAGACTGTTACATAAATACCACGCTCAACGGATACGGAGAGCGGTGCGGAAACTGCGATCTGGTATCCTCGATGCTTGCACTGAAATTTTCTCACGGGCTCAGCAGGAAGTTACAGTGCGACAGGCAGATGGACCTCAGAAAGTCCTGGAAGATCGCGAAATATGCCTCGTACGCCTTTGGCCTGCCGATTCCGATCAACCAGCCGGGCGTGGGAGCCAACGCCTTTGCCCATGAGTCAGGGATCCATGCGGACGGAGCGCTGAAAGACAGGAGGAATTACGAGCTTTACGACCCTGAGGATGTCGGCAGGGGTGAGCCTGAACTTCTTGAAACAGGCCGTGTCATTACGACCGGTGAATATGGAGGCATCAAGGGCTTCAGACATGTATACGACAAGCTCGGCATATCGTTCGAGAGTGATCAGGAGGCCAGGCGGGTTCTCGATCTGGTTCAATATGCCAACCTTCACACGCAGAAGGCCCTGACTGACGATGAATTGGTCTTTGTTGCCAATTATCCGGATATTGCTGAGAGGGTCCTCACTGTTTCTCCCTGA
- a CDS encoding ATP-binding cassette domain-containing protein: MGISFSARKALSGFTLDASWEIGNELAAIFGYSGAGKSMTLQMIAGLLAPDNGKIVLGETLLFDSGQGVNVGPQRRSIGYVFQDLALFPHMTSGENIRYGGHGIDKTEQEQRCKELLRMFRITGLEDRLPSQISGGQKQRVALARALIRRPGALLLDEPFSALDMPIRFEMRAILKEIQQTFDIPVVLITHDADEALALADRVIVYAEGRVIQAGPPEEIFMEPSCEEVLPLSRFTGKLQRYAPSLSRKLCSSMN; this comes from the coding sequence ATGGGCATCTCATTCTCAGCACGAAAAGCGCTCAGCGGATTCACGCTTGATGCTTCATGGGAGATCGGCAATGAACTCGCGGCGATCTTCGGTTACTCCGGTGCCGGAAAATCGATGACCCTCCAGATGATCGCCGGGCTGCTGGCGCCTGATAACGGGAAAATAGTTCTGGGAGAGACGCTTCTGTTCGATTCAGGGCAAGGCGTGAATGTCGGCCCCCAGAGGCGTTCGATAGGGTATGTATTTCAGGACCTTGCGCTCTTTCCGCATATGACATCAGGAGAGAATATCCGTTATGGCGGCCATGGCATCGATAAGACCGAACAGGAGCAGCGCTGCAAAGAACTGCTTCGGATGTTCCGCATAACAGGTCTCGAAGACCGCCTGCCATCGCAGATTTCTGGCGGACAGAAGCAGCGGGTCGCCCTGGCTCGTGCATTGATCAGACGGCCAGGGGCACTGCTCCTTGATGAGCCATTTTCTGCGCTGGATATGCCGATCCGATTCGAAATGCGGGCGATCCTGAAGGAGATCCAGCAGACGTTCGATATACCGGTCGTGCTGATAACGCACGACGCAGATGAAGCCCTTGCTCTTGCAGACCGCGTGATCGTTTATGCAGAAGGCAGGGTCATACAGGCCGGTCCTCCTGAGGAGATATTTATGGAGCCATCGTGCGAGGAAGTCTTGCCACTGTCCCGTTTCACCGGGAAATTGCAGCGTTACGCGCCAAGCCTGAGCCGCAAACTCTGCAGCAGCATGAATTGA